The Clostridioides sp. ES-S-0010-02 genome window below encodes:
- a CDS encoding DUF3791 domain-containing protein: protein MDERKLEFSIFCIEALAEKLNVDSEVVYKLLKHDTDILDNYIISCYEALHSQSKSYIVEDLMQVLK, encoded by the coding sequence ATGGATGAAAGGAAACTAGAATTTTCTATTTTTTGTATTGAAGCTTTAGCAGAAAAATTGAATGTAGATTCAGAAGTGGTTTATAAACTTCTTAAACATGATACTGATATTTTAGATAATTATATAATATCTTGCTATGAAGCACTACATTCTCAAAGTAAAAGTTACATAGTGGAAGATTTAATGCAAGTCCTTAAATAA